From Saccharothrix espanaensis DSM 44229, the proteins below share one genomic window:
- a CDS encoding tyrosinase family oxidase copper chaperone, whose protein sequence is MHVHRDGSDKAVGRRRFLVGGLVGGGVAVAAGAGLIGLGSSAQAVTLEEFDEIYEGRRIKGWAVKDADDPRSEATVDGDALHVMRNGDGTFTTSVNHYESFDSLKTATRHAVDTLGGLRPETQLAHHGR, encoded by the coding sequence ATGCATGTCCACAGGGACGGTTCCGACAAGGCGGTCGGCCGGAGACGATTCCTCGTCGGCGGTCTGGTCGGCGGTGGCGTCGCGGTCGCCGCCGGCGCCGGGCTGATCGGGCTGGGTTCCAGCGCGCAGGCCGTGACGCTGGAGGAGTTCGACGAGATCTACGAGGGCCGGCGGATCAAGGGGTGGGCGGTCAAGGACGCCGACGACCCGCGCAGCGAGGCGACCGTCGACGGCGACGCGCTGCACGTCATGCGCAACGGCGACGGCACGTTCACCACGTCGGTGAACCACTACGAGTCGTTCGACTCCCTCAAGACCGCGACCCGGCACGCCGTGGACACCCTCGGCGGGCTGAGGCCGGAAACCCAACTGGCCCACCACGGCCGTTGA
- a CDS encoding tyrosinase family protein, translating to MGIRKNQQNLTATERSNFVNALLTLKQNGRYDLFVRLHIDRANGDSDWGLRIGHRSPSFLPWHRRYLIEFEQALQEVNPSVTIPYWDWTTAGSTSTLWANDFLGPNGTSATNWRVNAGPFAQSTGQWTLTVRSDSANYLRRNFGSGGLQLPSASDVNSVLGLTTYDTSPWNSTSINSFRNYLEGFRGPNLHNRVHNWVNGTMAGFGSPNDPVFWLHHCNVDRLWSQWQAQHPGSTYLPTAGTANVVDLNEAMNPWTTTPNDMLNHSAVYTYQ from the coding sequence ATGGGGATCCGCAAGAACCAGCAGAACCTGACCGCCACCGAGCGGTCCAACTTCGTCAACGCGTTGCTCACGCTCAAGCAGAACGGCCGCTACGACCTGTTCGTGCGGCTGCACATCGACCGGGCCAACGGCGACAGCGACTGGGGGCTGCGGATCGGGCACCGCTCGCCGTCGTTCCTGCCGTGGCACCGCCGGTACCTGATCGAGTTCGAGCAGGCACTCCAGGAGGTCAACCCGTCGGTCACCATCCCGTACTGGGACTGGACGACCGCCGGCAGCACGTCCACGCTGTGGGCCAACGACTTCTTGGGCCCGAACGGGACGTCGGCGACCAACTGGCGGGTCAACGCCGGCCCGTTCGCCCAGTCCACCGGCCAGTGGACGCTCACCGTGCGCAGCGACTCGGCCAACTACCTGCGCCGCAACTTCGGCTCCGGCGGGCTGCAACTGCCCTCGGCGAGCGACGTGAACTCCGTCCTGGGGCTGACGACCTACGACACCTCGCCGTGGAACAGCACCTCGATCAACAGCTTCCGCAACTACCTGGAGGGCTTCCGCGGCCCGAACCTGCACAACCGGGTGCACAACTGGGTCAACGGCACGATGGCGGGCTTCGGCTCGCCCAACGACCCCGTCTTCTGGCTGCACCACTGCAACGTCGACCGCCTGTGGTCGCAGTGGCAGGCCCAGCACCCCGGGAGCACCTACCTGCCCACCGCGGGGACGGCGAACGTGGTGGACCTCAACGAGGCGATGAACCCGTGGACCACCACGCCGAACGACATGCTCAACCACAGCGCGGTGTACACCTACCAGTGA
- a CDS encoding ankyrin repeat domain-containing protein: MVDLLPEARELDSIRSDPAEAARYGFGSVAELALAVGVKRAIADGDVERLRGLVAGRPEVAGGGMSSRFAGSTGACLLNYLGAARFHGILDHDRVGGVARVLLAAGAPADGPADVRETPLITAASYGEVELARVLVDAGADLRAVGYAVAGGTALAHAVEYGNTDVADLLVAAGAEPAGVVEAAGAGDLGPVREQWSDATAAQRVLALRAAAVNGRSAVVDWVVSNGVAVDDSVDGSGQTALHWAAWHGKPESVAHLLALGADPGRTEAEFGGTPLAWCRHRRAQVEVYRASAGHAAVEAVLLSLADPDVT, from the coding sequence ATGGTGGACCTGTTGCCGGAAGCCCGTGAGCTGGACTCGATCCGGTCCGACCCGGCCGAGGCCGCCCGGTACGGGTTCGGGTCGGTCGCCGAACTCGCGCTGGCGGTCGGGGTGAAGCGTGCGATCGCGGACGGGGACGTCGAGCGGTTGCGCGGTCTGGTCGCCGGACGGCCCGAGGTGGCCGGCGGCGGGATGAGTTCGAGGTTCGCCGGGAGCACCGGGGCCTGCCTGCTGAACTACCTCGGGGCGGCCCGGTTCCACGGGATCCTCGACCACGACCGGGTCGGCGGGGTGGCCCGCGTGCTGCTCGCCGCCGGCGCGCCGGCGGACGGGCCGGCCGACGTGCGGGAGACGCCGCTGATCACCGCCGCGTCGTACGGCGAGGTCGAGCTGGCGCGGGTGCTGGTCGACGCGGGCGCGGACCTGCGGGCGGTCGGGTACGCCGTCGCGGGCGGCACGGCGTTGGCGCACGCCGTCGAGTACGGCAACACCGACGTGGCCGACCTGCTGGTGGCGGCGGGCGCGGAGCCGGCCGGGGTGGTCGAGGCGGCCGGTGCGGGGGACCTCGGGCCGGTGCGCGAGCAGTGGTCTGACGCGACGGCGGCGCAGCGGGTCCTCGCACTGCGGGCGGCCGCGGTGAACGGGCGGTCGGCGGTGGTCGACTGGGTGGTGTCGAACGGGGTGGCCGTGGACGACTCGGTGGACGGGTCGGGGCAGACCGCGCTGCACTGGGCGGCCTGGCACGGCAAGCCGGAGTCCGTCGCCCACCTGCTGGCGCTCGGCGCCGACCCCGGTCGCACCGAAGCGGAGTTCGGCGGCACCCCGCTCGCGTGGTGCCGGCACCGGCGTGCCCAGGTCGAGGTCTACCGGGCGTCCGCCGGCCACGCTGCGGTGGAGGCCGTGTTGCTCTCCCTGGCGGATCCCGACGTGACGTGA
- a CDS encoding putative Ig domain-containing protein has protein sequence MRKKSLSLLTVALVLSAGNVALSAPAAAAAPAGPGAVLEVKLAAGVGVAAVGQVLDEREIASVRPLFSRLDEKLAALRPVGAKAAQAPGLERWQRVRLAPGVDAKAAARELTASGRVEVAYPQPEGSDPVTPNFAGQQVYADPVTSGGIDADYAHTKPGGKGGNVKVVDLERNWNSQHEDLSKLRLPGALIANGTPDFTPTSIDHGTAVTGVIGADANTFGVTGLVPEAGLHYTNVVSQENGYDLANALLTAGAGVGVGDVLLIEQHVTYCADWAPMEVWDSVYDAIVTVVQSGRHVVEAGGNGNQDLNNACFGPRFPADKPDSGAIIVGAGAAPGCTGTPRSKLGFSNYGTRVDLQGWGECVTTTGYGDLHGTGANDKYTAYFSGTSSASPVVASALASLLSVAEANGETLSPAEAREILIATGTAQSGTQHIGPLPNLLTAVGNYLANVNFPERVAYPGPRQATRTVPTSLALQAWDGDDDPLTFWATGLPPGLTLAPATGVISGTPTTAGTYTVTVYASDSYTGPAQTTFTWTVS, from the coding sequence GTGCGGAAGAAGTCGTTGTCACTGCTGACCGTCGCGCTCGTGCTGAGCGCCGGGAACGTCGCCCTGTCCGCGCCCGCCGCCGCCGCGGCGCCGGCCGGACCGGGCGCGGTGTTGGAGGTGAAGCTGGCCGCCGGGGTCGGCGTCGCCGCGGTGGGGCAGGTGTTGGACGAGCGCGAGATCGCGTCGGTGCGGCCGCTGTTCTCCCGGCTGGACGAGAAATTGGCCGCGCTGCGGCCGGTGGGTGCCAAAGCGGCGCAGGCACCGGGGTTGGAGCGGTGGCAGCGGGTGCGGCTCGCGCCCGGTGTCGACGCCAAGGCCGCCGCGCGGGAGCTCACCGCGTCCGGCCGGGTCGAGGTGGCCTACCCGCAGCCGGAGGGCAGTGACCCGGTCACGCCGAACTTCGCCGGCCAGCAGGTCTACGCCGACCCGGTCACCAGCGGCGGGATCGACGCGGACTACGCGCACACCAAGCCGGGCGGCAAGGGCGGCAACGTCAAGGTCGTCGACCTGGAGCGCAACTGGAACAGCCAGCACGAGGACCTGTCGAAGCTGCGGCTGCCCGGGGCGCTGATCGCCAACGGCACGCCGGACTTCACGCCGACCAGCATCGACCACGGCACCGCGGTCACCGGCGTGATCGGCGCGGACGCCAACACCTTCGGCGTGACCGGCCTGGTGCCCGAAGCGGGCCTGCACTACACCAACGTGGTCAGCCAGGAGAACGGCTACGACCTGGCCAACGCGCTGCTCACGGCCGGCGCGGGCGTCGGCGTCGGTGACGTCCTGCTGATCGAGCAGCACGTCACCTACTGCGCCGACTGGGCACCCATGGAGGTGTGGGACTCGGTGTACGACGCGATCGTCACCGTCGTGCAGTCCGGGCGGCACGTCGTGGAGGCCGGCGGCAACGGCAACCAGGACCTCAACAACGCGTGCTTCGGCCCGCGCTTCCCGGCCGACAAGCCGGACTCCGGCGCGATCATCGTCGGCGCGGGCGCGGCCCCGGGCTGCACCGGCACGCCCCGCTCGAAGCTGGGCTTCTCCAACTACGGCACCAGGGTCGACCTGCAGGGCTGGGGCGAGTGCGTCACCACCACCGGCTACGGCGACCTGCACGGCACCGGTGCGAACGACAAGTACACCGCGTACTTCTCCGGCACGTCGAGCGCGTCGCCGGTCGTCGCGTCGGCGTTGGCGTCGCTGCTCAGCGTGGCCGAGGCGAACGGCGAGACGCTCTCGCCCGCCGAGGCCCGGGAGATCCTGATCGCGACCGGCACGGCGCAGAGCGGCACCCAGCACATCGGCCCGCTGCCCAACCTGCTGACCGCGGTCGGCAACTACCTGGCGAACGTGAACTTCCCGGAGCGGGTCGCCTACCCGGGCCCGCGCCAGGCGACCCGGACGGTGCCGACCAGCCTGGCGCTCCAGGCGTGGGACGGCGACGACGACCCGCTGACGTTCTGGGCGACCGGCCTGCCGCCGGGGCTGACCCTCGCGCCGGCGACCGGCGTGATCTCGGGGACCCCGACCACCGCCGGCACCTACACGGTCACCGTGTACGCCAGCGACAGCTACACCGGGCCCGCGCAGACGACGTTCACCTGGACCGTCTCCTAG
- a CDS encoding cytochrome P450, with translation MDTAAPDTAPPDTAAPGTAVPELDPAAVARWRESGGELVDLLTAVRRLGGVSGFRLGDRRVVLVTAPEAVHHVLALHPDRYVKRSHRLKAVLGDGMIAASGERWRTQRRVMQAQFTGQGVRRYDGLMRDAVAEIAARWTGAARTGEPRDVAADMRHFSLDVIWRSMTGRPLDPTTHREFLAAGRMVAALPAFAPATGEAPPDLTAELAQIDAVAARAIAAAREWPGPSLLHVLLAAAEEHPEYTERLIRDELVTLLAAGYETTATTLSWLFLLLHENPAERDRALATPPGSAERGTAIRALISETLRLYPAAWIMPRHAEREDVLAGYRVEAGTTILTSPYLTHRDDTAWPDPERFRPDRFAATAPRPAPGAYYPFGLGPRTCLGVQFGLREMTLLLETLLPAFTVVPHTTPAPTFGVTVRPDGPLTATITPVRTAEPLDG, from the coding sequence TTGGACACCGCAGCGCCCGACACCGCACCGCCTGACACCGCAGCGCCCGGCACCGCCGTCCCCGAGCTCGACCCCGCCGCCGTCGCGCGCTGGCGGGAGTCCGGCGGTGAGCTGGTCGACCTGCTGACCGCCGTGCGCCGGCTCGGCGGGGTGAGCGGGTTCCGGCTCGGCGACCGGCGGGTGGTGCTGGTCACCGCGCCCGAGGCGGTGCACCACGTGCTCGCCCTGCACCCGGACCGCTACGTCAAGCGCTCGCACCGGCTCAAGGCCGTGCTCGGCGACGGCATGATCGCGGCGAGCGGCGAGCGGTGGCGCACCCAGCGGCGGGTGATGCAGGCGCAGTTCACCGGCCAGGGCGTGCGCCGGTACGACGGGCTGATGCGCGACGCCGTCGCCGAGATCGCCGCCCGCTGGACCGGAGCCGCGCGGACCGGCGAGCCCCGGGACGTCGCCGCCGACATGCGGCACTTCTCGCTCGACGTGATCTGGCGGTCGATGACCGGCCGGCCGCTGGACCCGACCACCCACCGGGAGTTCCTGGCCGCCGGGCGGATGGTCGCGGCGCTGCCCGCGTTCGCGCCCGCCACCGGCGAGGCCCCGCCCGACCTCACCGCCGAGCTCGCCCAGATCGACGCCGTCGCCGCCCGTGCCATCGCCGCCGCCCGCGAGTGGCCCGGCCCGAGCCTGCTGCACGTCCTGCTCGCGGCGGCCGAGGAGCACCCCGAGTACACCGAGCGGCTGATCCGGGACGAGCTGGTGACCCTGCTGGCGGCCGGTTACGAGACCACCGCCACCACGTTGAGCTGGCTGTTCCTGCTGCTGCACGAGAACCCCGCCGAACGCGACCGTGCCCTGGCAACGCCACCCGGCTCGGCCGAGCGCGGCACCGCGATCCGCGCCCTGATCAGCGAGACGCTGCGGCTCTACCCGGCGGCGTGGATCATGCCCCGCCACGCCGAGCGCGAGGACGTCCTGGCCGGCTACCGCGTCGAGGCCGGCACCACCATCCTCACCAGCCCCTACCTGACCCACCGCGACGACACCGCGTGGCCCGACCCCGAGCGCTTCCGCCCGGACCGCTTCGCCGCCACCGCGCCCCGCCCGGCCCCCGGCGCGTACTACCCGTTCGGCCTGGGTCCCCGGACCTGCCTGGGCGTCCAGTTCGGCCTGCGCGAGATGACCCTGCTGCTGGAGACCCTCCTGCCCGCGTTCACCGTCGTTCCGCACACCACCCCCGCGCCGACGTTCGGCGTCACCGTCCGCCCCGACGGCCCGCTCACCGCCACCATCACCCCAGTGCGCACAGCGGAGCCGCTGGACGGGTGA
- a CDS encoding permease prefix domain 1-containing protein, with amino-acid sequence MTASEDRDELADQFDQWRHYVQRRPELRRADADELEDHLRGSVDELVAAGLHADEAFLVAVKRMGSLDELSREFAREHSERLWKQLVLTGDTDSPAAASRSRRDLVAMVACAVGAAVSVKVPELFGVDLEDDPAFYAPNIGLFALPWLAAFLAWRRRAARPVIGVLLALFALGAVAANAYPLAEDSQSLVLSAIHLPIALWFVVGLAYVSDDLRSPRRRMDFVRFTGEWFVYYVLIALGGGVLVLFTTGTFKAIGISSETLVGQWLVPCGGVAAAVVAGWLVEAKQSVVENIAPVLTRLFTPLFTAVLLGFLVTFAFAGGGIDVEREALIMFDLLLVVVLGLLLYSISARDPLGPPVLFDKLQLALVVSALAIDVLVLLEVLGRISEYGTTPNKAAALGENVLLLANLVWSAWLLFRLVRGRAPFAALERWQISYLPVFAGWAWVVVLVFPPVFGYL; translated from the coding sequence ATGACCGCGTCGGAGGACCGGGACGAGCTGGCCGACCAGTTCGACCAGTGGCGGCACTACGTCCAGCGCCGCCCGGAGCTGCGGCGCGCCGACGCCGACGAACTCGAAGACCACCTGCGCGGGTCGGTCGACGAACTCGTCGCCGCCGGCCTGCACGCCGACGAGGCGTTCCTGGTGGCCGTCAAGCGGATGGGCAGCCTGGACGAGCTGTCCCGCGAGTTCGCCCGCGAGCACTCGGAACGGTTGTGGAAGCAGCTCGTGCTGACCGGCGACACCGACAGCCCGGCCGCCGCCAGCCGCTCCCGGCGCGACCTGGTCGCGATGGTGGCCTGCGCGGTGGGCGCGGCGGTGTCGGTCAAGGTGCCGGAGCTGTTCGGCGTGGACCTGGAGGACGACCCGGCGTTCTACGCGCCGAACATCGGCCTGTTCGCGCTGCCCTGGCTGGCGGCGTTCCTGGCCTGGCGGCGGCGGGCGGCGCGGCCGGTGATCGGCGTGCTGCTGGCGTTGTTCGCGCTCGGCGCGGTGGCGGCCAACGCCTACCCGCTCGCGGAGGACTCGCAGTCGCTCGTGCTCTCCGCCATCCACCTGCCGATCGCGCTGTGGTTCGTGGTCGGGCTGGCCTACGTGTCCGACGACCTGCGCTCACCGCGCCGCCGGATGGACTTCGTCCGGTTCACCGGGGAGTGGTTCGTCTACTACGTGCTGATCGCGCTCGGCGGCGGGGTGCTGGTCCTGTTCACCACCGGGACGTTCAAGGCCATCGGGATCTCCTCGGAAACGCTGGTGGGGCAATGGCTCGTGCCCTGCGGCGGCGTGGCGGCGGCCGTGGTCGCCGGGTGGCTCGTGGAGGCCAAGCAGAGCGTCGTGGAGAACATCGCCCCGGTGCTCACCCGGCTGTTCACCCCGCTGTTCACCGCGGTGCTGCTGGGTTTCCTGGTGACCTTCGCGTTCGCCGGCGGCGGCATCGACGTCGAGCGGGAAGCGCTGATCATGTTCGACCTGCTGCTGGTGGTCGTGCTGGGGCTGCTGCTCTACTCCATCTCGGCCCGCGACCCGCTCGGCCCGCCGGTGCTGTTCGACAAGCTGCAACTCGCCCTCGTGGTGAGCGCGCTGGCCATCGACGTGCTGGTGCTGCTGGAGGTCCTCGGGCGGATCAGCGAGTACGGCACCACGCCGAACAAGGCGGCCGCACTGGGCGAGAACGTCCTCCTGCTGGCCAACCTGGTCTGGTCGGCCTGGCTGCTGTTCCGGCTGGTCCGCGGGCGCGCGCCGTTCGCGGCGCTGGAGCGGTGGCAGATCAGCTACCTGCCGGTGTTCGCCGGGTGGGCGTGGGTGGTCGTGCTGGTCTTCCCGCCGGTGTTCGGCTACCTCTGA
- a CDS encoding PadR family transcriptional regulator encodes MKVTKDLVAASATPMVLGILTEGDSYGYAILRRINELSGGELDWTEGLLYPLLHRLERLGHVESNWQSVAGERRRKYYRITPNGLAELAEQRRQWATVVSALKEIWPGAGDFRPFTGIARGGLA; translated from the coding sequence GTGAAGGTCACGAAAGATCTGGTGGCGGCCTCGGCCACGCCGATGGTGCTGGGCATCCTGACCGAGGGGGACAGCTACGGCTACGCCATCCTGCGGCGGATCAACGAGCTCTCCGGCGGGGAGCTCGACTGGACCGAGGGGCTGCTCTACCCGCTGCTGCACCGGCTGGAACGCCTCGGGCACGTCGAGTCGAACTGGCAGTCGGTCGCGGGGGAGCGGCGGCGCAAGTACTACCGCATCACCCCGAACGGTCTGGCCGAGCTCGCCGAGCAGCGCCGCCAGTGGGCCACGGTGGTGAGCGCGCTCAAGGAGATCTGGCCGGGCGCCGGCGACTTCCGGCCGTTCACCGGGATCGCGCGGGGAGGTCTGGCATGA
- a CDS encoding Vgb family protein, which translates to MAVSIVEFPVGGPGAGPYGITVAPDGAVWFTEVHHGRIGRLDPAGGHTAFALPDPAGRPSVPVVGPDGAVWFTESAGHRIGRISADGAVTAHDVPDAGPFGLTAGPDGALWCTAMNTGRVGRITTGGEVAWFDVPGGGFPAMIASGPDGALWFALNQANAIGRVTTAGEVTTHPLPTAEAAPVGITATSDALWFVEIGAGQVGRITSDGRITEFPLPDRAARPHAIAAAPDGSCWFTEWASGRVGRITPDGAVETHALPGAEPHGVAVGPDGVVWVALESGTIARLTP; encoded by the coding sequence GTGGCCGTGTCGATCGTGGAGTTCCCGGTGGGCGGGCCGGGCGCGGGACCGTACGGGATCACCGTCGCGCCGGACGGCGCGGTGTGGTTCACCGAGGTGCACCACGGCCGGATCGGGCGGCTGGACCCGGCCGGCGGGCACACCGCGTTCGCGCTGCCGGACCCGGCGGGCCGCCCGTCGGTGCCGGTGGTCGGTCCGGACGGGGCGGTGTGGTTCACCGAGTCCGCCGGGCACCGGATCGGGCGGATCTCGGCCGACGGCGCGGTCACCGCGCACGACGTGCCCGACGCCGGGCCGTTCGGGCTGACCGCCGGACCGGACGGCGCGCTGTGGTGCACCGCGATGAACACCGGTCGGGTCGGCCGGATCACGACCGGCGGCGAGGTCGCCTGGTTCGACGTGCCCGGCGGCGGTTTCCCGGCGATGATCGCGTCGGGGCCGGACGGCGCGCTGTGGTTCGCCCTCAACCAGGCGAACGCGATCGGCCGGGTGACGACGGCCGGCGAGGTCACCACCCACCCGCTGCCCACCGCCGAGGCGGCCCCGGTGGGCATCACCGCGACCTCGGACGCGCTGTGGTTCGTGGAGATCGGCGCGGGGCAGGTCGGCCGGATCACGTCGGACGGCCGGATCACCGAGTTCCCGCTGCCGGACCGGGCGGCCCGCCCGCACGCGATCGCCGCCGCGCCGGACGGCTCGTGCTGGTTCACCGAGTGGGCGTCCGGTCGGGTCGGCCGGATCACCCCGGACGGCGCGGTCGAGACGCACGCCCTGCCCGGCGCGGAGCCGCACGGCGTCGCCGTCGGTCCGGACGGGGTCGTCTGGGTCGCCCTGGAGTCCGGCACGATCGCCCGCCTCACCCCCTGA
- a CDS encoding SDR family oxidoreductase gives MKVVVIGGTGLIGSTVVTRLGEHGHEAVAAAPSTGVDTITGEGLAAVLAGADVLVDVSNSPSFADADVLEFFRTATTNLVAAARGAGVGHYVALSVVGAERAPESGYLRAKVVQEGLIRESGLRHSLVHATQFFEFAGGIADSATADGVVTLPDGGVQPVAAADVAGAVARTAVGTPLDGSVEIGGPEVFGMDGWIRTVLTARHDPRTVVTDPAARYFGTPLEAGTLLPGPGALIGETRLADWLTRTTRRDRRVP, from the coding sequence ATGAAGGTCGTCGTGATCGGCGGGACCGGCCTGATCGGGTCCACCGTCGTCACCCGGCTGGGCGAGCACGGGCACGAGGCCGTGGCGGCGGCACCGTCGACCGGCGTCGACACGATCACCGGCGAGGGGCTGGCGGCGGTCCTGGCGGGGGCGGACGTGCTGGTCGACGTGTCGAACTCGCCGTCGTTCGCCGACGCCGACGTGCTGGAGTTCTTCCGCACCGCCACCACCAACCTGGTCGCGGCGGCGCGGGGCGCGGGCGTCGGGCACTACGTCGCGCTGTCCGTCGTGGGCGCCGAGCGCGCGCCGGAGTCGGGGTACCTGCGGGCGAAGGTCGTGCAGGAGGGGCTGATCCGGGAGTCCGGGCTGCGCCACTCGCTGGTGCACGCCACCCAGTTCTTCGAGTTCGCCGGCGGGATCGCGGACTCGGCGACCGCCGACGGCGTGGTGACCCTGCCGGACGGCGGCGTGCAGCCGGTGGCCGCCGCCGACGTGGCCGGGGCCGTGGCCCGGACGGCGGTCGGGACGCCGTTGGACGGCTCGGTGGAGATCGGCGGCCCCGAGGTGTTCGGCATGGACGGCTGGATCCGGACCGTGCTGACCGCCCGCCACGACCCGCGCACGGTCGTGACCGACCCGGCGGCCCGCTACTTCGGCACCCCGCTGGAGGCCGGCACCCTGCTGCCCGGCCCCGGCGCGCTGATCGGCGAGACCCGACTGGCCGACTGGCTGACCCGGACCACCCGCCGGGACCGGCGCGTTCCGTAA
- a CDS encoding RNA polymerase sigma-70 factor yields MSPTSWALLEDVSTMAETVGGDLDRATAVFAEVRPRLFGIAYRMLGSAADAEDLVQEVWLRWQAADRSAVRDPLAYLATATTRLAINAGRTARARHEVYAGPWLPEPVDTSADPQLGAERDAALQVAVLFLLEKLTPTQRAAYVLREAFGYSYAEIAEIVQATETSARQLVSRARRQLADGRRAPVTGSEQRRLLTAFVAAARQGDLAALEELFAADVVSYSDGGGVVRASRIPVAGAATVAKYVRAFAGHFWTGVEISWATVNGESAALLSRDGRVFTVLTVAVTADGIDRIFWMMNPDKLAAVGRT; encoded by the coding sequence GTGTCGCCGACGAGTTGGGCACTGCTGGAGGACGTCTCGACCATGGCGGAGACCGTCGGCGGGGACCTCGACCGGGCGACCGCGGTGTTCGCCGAGGTCCGGCCCCGGCTGTTCGGCATCGCCTACCGGATGCTGGGCAGCGCCGCGGACGCCGAGGACCTCGTCCAGGAGGTGTGGCTGCGCTGGCAGGCCGCCGACCGGTCCGCCGTGCGCGACCCGCTCGCCTACCTGGCCACCGCCACCACCCGGCTGGCCATCAACGCCGGGCGGACCGCTCGGGCGCGGCACGAGGTCTACGCCGGCCCGTGGCTGCCCGAACCCGTCGACACCTCCGCCGACCCGCAACTGGGGGCCGAGCGGGACGCCGCGCTCCAGGTGGCCGTGCTGTTCCTGCTGGAGAAGCTCACGCCGACCCAGCGGGCGGCGTACGTGCTGCGGGAGGCGTTCGGCTACTCCTACGCCGAGATCGCCGAGATCGTCCAGGCCACCGAGACCTCCGCGCGCCAGCTCGTCAGCCGGGCGCGCCGGCAGCTCGCCGACGGCAGGCGCGCCCCGGTGACCGGTTCCGAGCAGCGCCGGCTGCTGACCGCGTTCGTGGCGGCGGCGCGGCAGGGCGACCTGGCCGCGCTGGAGGAGCTGTTCGCCGCCGACGTGGTGAGCTACTCCGACGGCGGCGGCGTGGTGCGGGCCTCGCGCATCCCGGTCGCCGGCGCGGCCACCGTGGCGAAGTACGTCCGCGCGTTCGCCGGCCACTTCTGGACGGGCGTCGAGATCTCGTGGGCGACGGTCAACGGCGAGAGCGCCGCGCTGCTCAGCCGCGACGGCCGGGTCTTCACGGTGCTCACCGTCGCGGTCACGGCGGACGGCATCGACCGGATCTTCTGGATGATGAACCCGGACAAGCTCGCCGCGGTCGGCCGCACCTGA